In Plasmodium coatneyi strain Hackeri chromosome 3, complete sequence, a genomic segment contains:
- a CDS encoding KIR-like protein, protein MADEVPFPASFPSDNNFYRTFNGGSWTCDEDGGSGKLKELRNNLNIAFSAYSEVLKQTENIRKAYCFASKKKEEDPSHDDTPCWFFYYWLEDILPKGGKMEDVQFQSHINSICTLIKDAHEGNRCKLTCSENLNRENFKQRKTIHDYSYNYKTIEKDLLKIGPICQQRWSTHRKKVTSACKAVSEKCPDRESGGASFDDPYCKDFKDKYNFYCGAAQALESYCTKKADLEVAQQGKAQAQEQAQSTFTKLNEAESKASAASSLSSTFGTLAALEFPALAFFLYKYKPWSFWFGNHTSGNGRSGRNTRKRRSSTHNFGSSTEDTLTTYSTENSTIGPTESSTIDGIVPSTPYTRQPNKGQRNNAGSRGMVGYQNL, encoded by the exons atggctgATGAG GTTCCATTTCCAGCTAGTTTTCCTTCTGATAACAATTTCTATAGGACGTTTAATGGAGGTTCCTGGACCTGTGATGAAGATGGTGGTAGTGGAAAACTTAAGGAATTGAGGAATAATTTGAATATTGCATTCAGTGCGTACAGTGAAGTTCTGAAACAGACAGAGAACATTAGGAAAGCCTATTGTTTCGCAtccaagaaaaaggaagaagatccGTCCCATGATGATACACCTTGCTggtttttttattattggttagagGATATATTACCTAAGGGCGGTAAGATGGAAGATGTTCAATTCCAAAGTCACATAAATTCCATTTGTACATTAATAAAGGATGCACATGAAGGAAACAGATGTAAGCTTACTTGCTCTGAGAACCTTAACAGAGAAAATttcaaacaaagaaaaacaatCCATGATTATTCCTACAATTATAAAACCATAGAAAAAGATTTACTTAAAATTGGTCCTATTTGTCAACAACGGTGGTCAACTCACCGCAAAAAAGTTACTTCAGCCTGTAAGGCTGTAAGTGAGAAGTGCCCAGATAGAGAAAGTGGTGGTGCTTCTTTTGATGACCCCTATTGTAAAGATTTCAAAGACAAGTACAATTTTTATTGTGGTGCAGCACAAGCATTAGAATCGTACTGCACAAAAAAAGCTGACCTAGAAGTTGCACAACAGGGGAAAGCGCAGGCACAAGAACAAGCACAATCCACATTCACCAAATTAAACGAAGCTGAAAGTAAAGCGAGTGCTGCTTCATCTCTTTCTTCCACATTCGGCACGCTAGCAGCATTAGAATTCCCAGCAttggcattttttctatacaag tataaaccgTGGTCTttttggtttggtaaccatacttctggaaatggaagaagcggaagaaacacaagaaagagaaggtCCAGCACACATAACTTTGGTTCGTCCACAGaagacaccttaacaacatattccacagaaaattcaacaataggtcccACAGAAAGTTCTACAATAGATGGAATAGTACCTTCTACTCCATACACAAGACAGCCTAACAAGGGACAAAGGAATAATGCGGGGAGTcgcgggatggtaggttatcaaaactTGTAA
- a CDS encoding PST-A protein: MNKYTLESRDEEICLRGATRLDGTPKHDSFLNKNGLLLRSYAWIVRNAVGLIVLIHGLNSHTRFSFLRHNVEIVNNDKAILKDENNFYVYKDSWIEHFNENGYSVFGIDLQGHGLSDGWDNLKANVKEFDDFAYDVMQYIRNIQDSINGSNGDDMGGSLPFREDQICERKTLPTYVVGISMGGSIALRMLQILGKSQNRKSTELDISGCISISPMITVKKLPSRNSFLFQYVYLPLSKCIADWFPTVRLINKYPYKKNSYVKYIIEYDKIRSKEAITCRLGYELLKAIDTLDNDIEHMPKDIPVLIIHSKEDILCCYGGSLSFYDRLDVNNKEMHTLEDMEHTIIWEPGNEEVSKKIVDWIMGLLSSKVGSIYQRGKNAVVEEEQHV, encoded by the exons atgaacaaatacACACTGG AGTCGCGCGATGAAGAAATATGCTTGAGAGGAGCCACTCGGCTTGATGGAACACCAAAGCATGATTCATTTCTTAATAAGAATGGGTTGTTATTACGATCATACGCATGGATAGTAAGGAATGCGGTAGGCCTCATTGTATTAATCCATGGATTAAATTCACACACGaggttttcatttttgaggCATAACGTTGAAATTGTAAATAACGATAAAGCCATATTAAAAgatgaaaacaatttttacgtTTATAAAGATAGCTGGATAGAACATTTCAACGAAAATGGATATTCCGTTTTTGGAATAGATTTACAAGGTCATGGACTGTCCGACGGGTGGGACAATTTAAAAGCTAACGTAAAAGAGTTTGATGATTTCGCCTATGATGTAATGCAGTATATTAGGAACATTCAGGATAGCATAAATGGTTCAAATGGTGATGATATGGGTGGTAGTTTGCCATTTCGGGAGGACCAAATATGTGAAAGGAAGACTCTTCCCACTTACGTAGTAGGTATATCTATGGGGGGAAGTATCGCTTTAAGGATGCTACAAATATTGGGAAAGTcgcaaaataggaaaagtaCAGAACTAGACATCAGTGGGTGCATTTCCATCTCTCCCATGATAACTGTTAAAAAGCTACCATCGAGAAATTCGTTCCTCTTTCAGTACGTTTATCTCCCATTGTCCAAGTGCATTGCTGATTGGTTTCCAACCGTGAGACTTATTAACAAATATCCATATAAGAAGAATTCCTAtgttaaatatattattgaGTATGATAAAATTCGATCTAAGGAGGCAATCACGTGTAGACTTGGCTATGAGCTTTTGAAAGCAATTGACACCTTAGACAATGACATAGAACACATGCCTAAGGATATCCCTGTGTTGATTATTCATTCTAAGGAGGATATTTTATGCTGCTATGGCGGATCCCTGTCGTTCTATGATCGACTCGATGTAAACAATAAGGAAATGCACACATTGGAGGATATGGAGCATACCATCATTTGGGAGCCTGGAAATGAGGAAGTTTCGAAAAAAATCGTAGATTGGATTATGGGTTTGCTATCGTCAAAAGTGGGCAGCATATatcaaagggggaagaacgcAGTCGTCGAAGAGGAGCAACACGTTTAA
- a CDS encoding Early transcribed membrane protein, whose amino-acid sequence MKFTRACSVFAFLLAVKLLTPECQCDHVVHKKPHVNNNHSHGSGNCGASHGNSSANSGKSGNSGISGNVGNSGCSNVVSGNSSNSVNIPVSGASVSSPKLSVPGTTPPPAPTPSPVKPSPKDDAGKAIDQIDDQIEKKNKKKKLCIISSAATALALLLGGALGLGIYKKRKAPKVNAENTNDAPAADSSEPVVEGNTETPAATDAPTNPETPQES is encoded by the coding sequence atgaagttcaCCAGAGCATGTTCAGTTTTCGCTTTCCTCCTTGCTGTTAAGTTGTTAACCCCAGAATGCCAATGTGATCATGTAGTACATAAGAAGCCCCACGTAAACAACAATCACAGCCATGGTAGTGGTAATTGCGGAGCCAGCCATGGCAACTCATCTGCTAATTCAGGCAAATCAGGAAATTCAGGCATTTCAGGCAATGTGGGCAATTCAGGCTGCTCCAATGTGGTATCAGGAAACTCTTCAAATTCTGTAAACATCCCAGTCTCTGGCGCATCTGTATCATCACCTAAATTATCAGTCCCAGGAACAACCCCCCCACCAGCACCAACCCCATCTCCAGTAAAACCCTCACCTAAAGATGACGCGGGAAAAGCAATTGACCAAATTGACGACcaaattgaaaagaaaaataaaaagaaaaaattatgcataaTATCATCAGCAGCCACAGCATTGGCTCTCTTACTAGGAGGAGCACTAGGATTGGGAATTtacaaaaagagaaaagcaCCAAAGGTGAACGCAGAGAATACAAATGATGCCCCCGCCGCCGACAGTTCTGAGCCTGTCGTAGAGGGAAATACCGAAACCCCTGCTGCAACTGATGCTCCCACCAACCCAGAAACCCCACAAGAATCATAA